Proteins encoded in a region of the Ruegeria sp. AD91A genome:
- the motA gene encoding flagellar motor stator protein MotA produces the protein MIGIVGIVVIFVMVFGGYLAAGGKMTIIMKSLPFEMMMIGGAAVGAFLISNDMGGVKHTIKDMGKVFKGPKWKPEDYRDLLCLLFSLIRIARANPVEVEQHVEDPENSSLFSAYPKIQSDKEAVDLICDTMRSAAMNYDDPHQVEEVLEKRMEANFHHAMHSSHALQTVADGLPALGIVAAVLGVIKTMGSIDQPPEVLGKLIGGALVGTFLGVFLAYGLVGPFAGKLKAVAEEDNHFYQLIKEVLVANLHNHNAAMCIEVGRQNTPTHNRPGFSELEDALKELKQAAA, from the coding sequence ATGATTGGAATTGTTGGAATTGTTGTCATCTTCGTAATGGTCTTCGGGGGCTATCTTGCGGCAGGCGGCAAGATGACCATCATCATGAAGTCCCTTCCATTCGAAATGATGATGATCGGCGGTGCGGCCGTAGGAGCCTTTCTGATCAGCAACGACATGGGTGGCGTGAAACATACGATCAAAGACATGGGCAAAGTGTTCAAAGGCCCGAAATGGAAACCCGAAGACTATCGCGACCTTCTATGTCTTCTGTTTTCGTTGATCCGTATTGCCCGCGCCAACCCCGTGGAGGTTGAGCAGCATGTTGAAGACCCTGAAAACTCCAGCTTGTTTTCTGCATACCCCAAGATTCAATCCGACAAAGAGGCCGTCGACCTGATTTGTGACACGATGCGGTCAGCGGCAATGAACTATGACGATCCACACCAGGTTGAAGAGGTTCTGGAGAAGCGCATGGAGGCAAATTTTCATCATGCCATGCACTCCAGCCATGCGCTTCAGACAGTAGCAGATGGCCTGCCCGCGCTGGGGATTGTTGCTGCGGTTTTGGGCGTAATCAAGACGATGGGATCAATCGATCAGCCACCCGAAGTGCTGGGGAAATTGATCGGGGGTGCCCTGGTGGGTACGTTCCTGGGCGTTTTTCTGGCCTATGGTCTGGTCGGCCCCTTCGCTGGCAAATTGAAAGCCGTGGCTGAAGAAGACAACCACTTCTATCAATTGATCAAGGAAGTGCTGGTTGCCAATCTTCATAATCATAATGCCGCCATGTGCATCGAGGTTGGACGCCAAAATACCCCAACTCACAACCGCCCCGGCTT